The following proteins are encoded in a genomic region of Bacillus sp. BGMRC 2118:
- a CDS encoding ATP-binding cassette domain-containing protein produces MSTVQVTNIKKYYSIGKKEKVQILHGVDIEFTKGEFVSILGESGSGKSTLMNIIGGMDRDFEGDVIVDGISLQGMKEKELDSYRKLKIGFIFQSFNLISHLNVLENVLLTMQMTDLNTSEREEKAKNILINLGLGNHLNKKPNQLSGGQKQRVAIARALSNDPDIILADEPTGALDKKNSDQIMQLLDSIAEQGKLVITVTHSQKVANYGTRIVTMDDGRIVSDERIREPYQKKSNEKKTKTKNLRLGAAMKMALNNIKLNLKRNILVSTGGAIGILSVILMLGLGNGVTEYINEEINANLKPNLIQVTKGSDSKESKEQSPLPNPVQESTPLSNEDLTLVKGIDHVDSVEPVFTLTMGSSVLYDSNTYSIVQFQTMNDSVNIDDLVAGDAPVKDELLLSETLADKIVDSPNDIVGEVVELYMNTTDEQNRPVILTKELKVSGIIKGSMNQDLAYASYETLENIFSQEGITLEATQLDVTVDQEKNVDSVESALEDSGFIGTGVGNILNQVTNYLKIATNVLAGVAGISLLVSAIMIIVVLYISVVERTKEIGILRAVGARRKDIKRIFFSEAALLGLSSGIIGTVLALVIASLANNVMGQVFDAHLIQINGGNMVTGIVVSVIISILAALLPSTKAAKLDPMQSLRYE; encoded by the coding sequence ATGAGTACTGTTCAAGTAACGAATATTAAAAAATACTATTCCATAGGTAAAAAAGAAAAAGTACAAATCCTTCATGGAGTGGATATAGAATTTACCAAAGGAGAATTTGTTTCCATCCTTGGGGAATCAGGAAGTGGAAAATCTACCCTAATGAATATCATAGGTGGAATGGACCGCGATTTCGAGGGCGATGTGATAGTAGATGGAATTAGTTTGCAAGGAATGAAAGAAAAAGAATTGGATAGCTATCGAAAACTAAAAATAGGGTTTATCTTTCAGAGTTTTAATTTAATCAGTCATCTAAATGTCCTTGAAAATGTATTATTAACCATGCAAATGACAGATTTAAACACATCCGAGAGAGAAGAGAAAGCGAAAAATATTCTAATAAACCTTGGGTTAGGGAATCATTTGAATAAGAAGCCAAATCAGCTTTCTGGTGGACAAAAACAGCGAGTGGCTATAGCTCGTGCCCTTTCAAATGATCCAGATATAATCCTTGCCGATGAGCCAACTGGAGCATTGGATAAGAAAAATAGTGATCAAATAATGCAATTGTTAGATAGCATTGCAGAACAGGGGAAACTTGTCATTACGGTAACCCACTCCCAAAAAGTAGCCAACTATGGGACAAGAATTGTGACAATGGATGATGGTCGAATTGTGAGTGATGAAAGAATAAGAGAGCCTTATCAAAAGAAAAGTAATGAGAAAAAAACAAAAACGAAGAACTTACGCTTAGGGGCAGCCATGAAAATGGCATTGAATAACATTAAATTAAACTTAAAGAGAAATATACTTGTATCAACAGGTGGGGCCATTGGCATCCTAAGTGTTATTCTAATGCTAGGATTAGGTAATGGAGTGACCGAGTACATTAACGAAGAGATTAATGCGAACTTAAAGCCAAATTTAATTCAGGTAACGAAAGGTTCAGATTCTAAGGAGAGTAAGGAGCAAAGTCCTCTACCTAACCCAGTTCAAGAATCTACGCCGTTAAGTAATGAAGATTTAACATTAGTTAAAGGTATCGATCATGTTGATTCAGTCGAACCAGTCTTTACGTTGACAATGGGAAGCTCTGTACTTTATGACAGTAACACATACTCGATTGTACAGTTCCAAACGATGAATGATAGTGTCAATATAGATGATTTAGTAGCTGGTGACGCACCTGTTAAAGATGAACTTTTATTGTCTGAGACGTTAGCGGATAAAATCGTTGATTCACCAAATGATATAGTTGGAGAAGTAGTAGAATTGTATATGAACACGACGGATGAACAGAATAGACCTGTTATCCTTACAAAGGAATTAAAGGTCTCTGGCATTATAAAAGGAAGTATGAATCAAGATTTAGCGTATGCTTCTTATGAAACGTTAGAGAACATTTTCTCACAAGAAGGAATTACATTAGAGGCAACTCAGCTAGATGTTACGGTAGATCAAGAAAAGAATGTTGATAGTGTTGAATCAGCGCTGGAAGATAGTGGATTCATAGGTACTGGAGTTGGAAACATTTTGAATCAGGTAACTAATTACCTGAAAATCGCTACAAATGTCCTGGCTGGAGTAGCGGGGATCTCACTACTTGTATCAGCAATCATGATTATAGTTGTATTGTATATTAGCGTGGTTGAGCGAACAAAGGAAATTGGTATTCTGAGAGCTGTTGGGGCAAGAAGAAAGGATATTAAACGTATATTCTTCTCGGAAGCAGCACTGTTGGGACTATCAAGCGGGATCATTGGAACTGTATTAGCCTTGGTAATTGCAAGTCTCGCAAACAATGTAATGGGGCAAGTATTTGACGCACATTTGATCCAAATAAATGGAGGTAACATGGTAACTGGAATAGTAGTAAGTGTAATTATTAGTATCTTAGCTGCTTTATTACCATCAACAAAAGCAGCAAAATTAGACCCTATGCAATCCTTACGTTATGAATAA